A genomic window from Pyricularia oryzae 70-15 chromosome 7, whole genome shotgun sequence includes:
- a CDS encoding NACHT and Ankyrin domain-containing protein yields MNNGTDEEKCLKALFCTVPEVTNPKDDRAGLLTSKGQIVEGTCDWIVNKSEFIEWERKRGILWISGGPGLGKTMLSIHLTRHIEDMSTSDHEKSQQSTTIYFFCNSSQRSSGISLIRGLISQLLHSNGALYKHILPDFKARGTSIFESNQSSFETLWRMFIAMVHENSLGNVSCILDGLDECDKEWLEVLTIKIKELPIIAPRLGLIVVSREYPTCLSNSMGNSPRICLDPDSKDEINAGLELYIASQMAELTKTSNGRFPPTLLQKVEKTIREKCDGTYLWISFAIKELQTKEPSEVEDVLRGMPKGLDDMYARMLNQIDESRRDVAERLLRWCTFLRGTLTLGHVVGVLIDACQGGETLDPLEAARGFVAYCGHLLSIEQSQPIDERVSIYAIESYKIKYLKITFVHQSVRDFLTRTVQSKTVSTWLAPFEPTRENAVLASECLGYIEKHHDSRLSMSLAETDSISDDFLMYALGNWFRHTREAGNAFGPDFLNKHSKILANEHSKELRVPLRSDGYFVGLVQRYEGPTGLLGLACYAGIEHLARQLVQARTKPFRRLPRAVYHLRVFKASDYDTEGLSPLHIAVREGLISIVKALIDSGADIDHCGYNPLAKKLTPLSTTIGYEPLHSNEMAEFLLQNGADPNAGFPPAICLVAGKVSNKPRERIQEIRLLLKYGADVRKRGIDQRNALHEALRTTERLRSGMSRNTRSEARTEALQRHDCGILDVLEVLACAPHGREAAGAVDVHGETVFLLAARSMAAHYCNPAKWGAERAAQAKDMKYLRWLLDPSMGISDLLGRRNKRGENVLHIASHLGKAEVELFLKAGEGLDVTARDYNGDTPLHRAADLWNADVIKALLATGRVIDVNCVNKHGQTPLHLLATSNYWRRHFYSGATDLPELDCGTEALESQIRDSLRALVRSGADLKARDLDRGETACEMIAGMMLEVTDWGGGPHWIYPNRPDFYRAFLPRLQKAFKDIELELGGGSG; encoded by the exons ATGAATAACGGCACCGATGAGGAAAAATGTCTGAAGGCCCTCTTCTGTACGGTCCCAGAGGTGACCAACCCCAAGGACGACCGAGCCGGTTTGCTCACCAGCAAAGGTCAGATTGTAGAGGGCACGTGCGATTGGATTGTCAACAAGTCCGAGTTCATCGAATGGGAACGCAAGCGGGGGATTCTTTGGATCTCGGGGGGTCCTGGTCTGGGAAAGACGATGCTGTCAATACATTTGACCAGACACATCGAGGACATGTCCACCTCGGACCACGAAAAATCGCAGCAATCCACGACAATCTATTTCTTTTGCAACAGCAGTCAACGAAGCAGTGGTATATCCCTCATAAGGGGCCTCATCAGCCAACTCCTTCACAGCAACGGGGCTCTTTACAAGCACATCTTGCCCGACTTCAAGGCGCGCGGCACCAGCATTTTCGAATCAAACCAAAGCTCTTTTGAGACACTTTGGAGGATGTTCATCGCCATGGTCCATGAGAACTCTTTGGGAAACGTGTCTTGCATCTTGGATGGCCTCGACGAATGCGACAAAGAGTGGCTGGAAGTTTTAACGATCAAGATCAAAGAGTTGCCCATCATTGCGCCTCGCTTGGGTCTCATTGTTGTCAGCCGCGAGTATCCCACCTGTCTCTCGAACTCAATGGGAAACTCACCCAGGATCTGCCTAGATCCAGACTCCAAGGACGAAATCAACGCGGGCCTTGAGCTGTACATTGCATCGCAAATGGCGGAGCTGACCAAGACCTCGAATGGCAGGTTTCCGCCAACGCTCTTGCAGAAGGTGGAAAAGACGATCCGGGAAAAGTGCGACGGGACCTATTTGTGGATCAGCTTCGCCATCAAGGAGCTCCAGACAAAGGAACCGAGTGAGGTGGAGGACGTCCTGCGCGGAATGCCCAAGGGGCTCGACGACATGTACGCAAGGATGCTTAACCAGATCGACGAGAGCCGCCGGGATGTCGCCGAGCGGTTGCTCAGGTGGTGTACATTCCTCCGGGGTACGCTTACTTTAGGTCACGTGGTTGGGGTCCTGATCGACGCCTGTCAGGGGGGCGAGACGCTGGACCCCCTAGAGGCTGCCAGAGGCTTTGTCGCCTATTGCGGGCACCTTTTGTCGATTGAACAGAGCCAGCCTATTGATGAAAGGGTGTCTATTTATGCAATCGAGTCTTATAAAATCAAGTATCTCAAAATCACCTTTGTTCACCAAAGTGTCAGAGACTTCCTCACTCGGACCGTACAATCCAAAACAGTCTCCACATGGCTGGCACCGTTCGAACCTACGAGAGAGAATGCAGTGCTCGCCTCTGAATGCCTCGGCTATATCGAGAAGCATCATGATTCACGGCTTTCAATGTCACTAGCAGAAACGGATTCTATTTCTGACGATTTCCTAATGTACGCCTTGGGAAACTGGTTTAGGCATACGAGAGAGGCGGGCAACGCCTTTGGACCAGATTTCTTGAACAAGCATTCAAAGATCCTTGCAAATGAGCATTCCAAAGAGCTCCGCGTTCCTTTGAGAAGCGATGGGTACTTTGTCGGCTTAGTCCAACGTTATGAAGGTCCAACGGGGCTCCTAGGCCTGGCATGCTACGCGGGCATCGAGCATCTCGCCAGGCAACTGGTCCAGGCCAGGACAAAGCCGTTTCGACGTTTGCCTAGAGCCGTTTATCACCTACGTGTTTTCAAGGCTTCTGACTATGATACTGAGGGCCTTTCGCCTCTTCACATCGCAGTCCGCGAGGGTTTAATTTCCATTGTCAAAGCTTTGATTGACAGCGGTGCAGATATTGATCACTGCGGCTATAACCCACTCGCAAAAAAGCTCACTCCACTATCTACAACCATAGGTTATGAACCTCTTC ACTCCAATGAGATGGCGGAATTTCTGCTGCAAAACGGCGCTGACCCAAATGCCGGATTCCCGCCCGCAATATGCTTAGTTGCCGGAAAGGTCTCGAATAAACCACGCGAGAGGATCCAAGAGATTCGCCTTCTGCTCAAGTACGGTGCTGATGTGCGCAAGCGAGGTATCGACCAGAGGAACGCGCTGCACGAGGCATTGCGGACAACTGAACGGTTGAGAAGTGGTATGTCGCGTAATACTCGGAGCGAAGCGCGCACGGAAGCATTGCAAAGACATGATTGTGGGATTTTGGACGTCCTTGAAGTCCTTGCGTGCGCTCCCCATGGGCGGGAGGCTGCGGGTGCAGTAGATGTCCACGGCGAAACGGTCTTTCTACTAGCGGCCAGGTCAATGGCGGCGCATTATTGTAACCCGGCCAAGTGGGGAGCCGAACGGGCCGCACAGGCCAAAGACATGAAATATTTGCGGTGGCTTCTCGACCCCAGTATGGGCATCAGCGACCTCCTCGGGCGCAGAAATAAGCGCGGCGAGAACGTGCTACACATAGCCTCCCATCTGGGTAAGGCCGAGGTCGAGCTTTTCCTCAAGGCTGGGGAGGGCCTCGACGTCACGGCCCGGGACTATAATGGAGACACGCCGCTGCATAGGGCCGCTGATCTTTGGAACGCCGACGTCATCAAGGCACTCCTGGCCACCGGCCGTgtcatcgacgtcaactgCGTTAACAAACATGGCCAGACACCCCTTCATCTGCTGGCTACGTCCAACTATTGGAGACGTCACTTTTACTCTGGCGCAACCGACCTGCCTGAACTCGACTGTGGGACCGAAGCTTTGGAGTCGCAGATCAGGGACTCGCTGCGTGCCCTCGTGCGGAGTGGGGCGGACCTAAAGGCGCGGGATCTAGACAGGGGAGAAACGGCTTGCGAAATGATAGCCGGTATGATGCTGGAGGTCACCGATTGGGGGGGAGGACCGCATTGGATTTATCCAAACCGACCTGATTTCTATAGGGCTTTTCTCCCTCGCTTACAGAAGGCGTTTAAAGACATAGAGTTGGAGCTGGGTGGGGGATCTGGGTAG